In Granulicella mallensis MP5ACTX8, the sequence AGCCTTTGAACCGCTGTAGAGTTCGATAATTCGTTGACCCAACCGTTTCGCAATTTGCAGCGAGCTTTCCCGTTTTGTACCATCAAGGAAATAATCAATGAAAAGAATTTGGGCGGATGCGTCTGGGAGTTCACGTTCCGCGGCGACTTCCAATACTGCCCTCCCTAAGGGACCCTCGAGATGCTTTTTGAGTCCCCCTAGAATTTTCAATGTAGAGTTCCTTGCAATATTGAGCGCCTCCAGTTCCGCCCTAAGTGCAGGATCGGTAGGGGCGAGCTTCCATAGGAGCTCCCATACTTCCTGTGTGACATCCTCCGCGTCTGCCATCGGCATCCCAGTTGCTTCGACTTGCGCAAGCAAGGCACCGTTCGCAATCAGAATCTGGTAGATCGACTCTGCTACATCTTCATCGACATCGTCGAACGTCGGCAGATCGTTGTAGGCATCGTCAATAATCACCACTTTCTGCAAGTGGTGATTATCCAAAAGAGTTGCTATATCGCGAACGGTCTCTGCAGCGGCAACGGTCATTTACTCACCTAAGGTCAAGATAAAAGTATTCAAGGCATCTTCGTGGTGTGTGTGTTCTTCACCGAGCTCCAGCGAGGCTCCGCTGTACTTAGCAATCTCGCGCGCAATGTATAGTCCAAGCCCTTTACCCTTGCGTGCGGGTTTTGTGGTCACAAACGGCTGAAAAATGTCATCAGCTCGATATGCCTCGATGCCGGGCCCATTGTCTGAGTACGATATTGTTCGGCGCCGAACATCGATATGCACATCAATCGCGGGTTGATAGTCGGTCTTTTTCTTGCCATAAATGCCAAGCCAGTAGACCGAATTGCTAATGAGGTTTTCCAGAACCTGAACGAACATTCCTCGCACTGCCCGTATTGTGAGTTCACCACTTCGTGGACTCACCGTCATCGAAAAAATGATGTTATGCCTTCGAAATTGCGCCTCATGGGACTGGCAGATAGTCCGAATCCAATCGACGACGTCAAATTCTTCTTTATGCTGGCGTCCAGCGGTGCTCACAGGATCGATGCTTCTCAGTCGCTTCTGCAGCGTCTTGAGTTGTTGCTCAAGGCTCTTGAGGATCGACTCTTGTCTAGCATTCGCTCCAACTCTTAAGTCCTTCGTCAACGAAAGTGTGTGGATTGTTGCCCTATTCAGTTCATGAGCGACAATCTCCGTGATCAATCCGATCCCAGCGAGATTAAACAACTGGGATTGCCTATCTTCATATACCGATGCGATTTCCTTCGCTTGAAAGACAATTTTTCGAATCTGATCGACGCCGCGTCGGATCGGCAACACGAGCTCACTTTCACCCTGATGCTCTCGTAGCAGTCGAGCGATTGCCCGATCCAGGTTGTCCTCTTGCGTAGCAAGCCGCTCTTCGAGAATCTCGAAGTCTAGTTGCTCTTTTTCGTAAATCGCTTTATCGACCCTGTTCAGGAAACCGCGAAATTCCGTCACTAGAAGAGTGTGCAACATCTCAACTAAAGCGAACTTTTCAGGACAATCGCGCAAGCCCTCGCGATTCGTTTGATCGATGAGAACTGGATTCTCACTGCTTGATATCTCTACCTTGCCAATGATTTGTTTTCGATTGACTTTGTACCCTGTGGACGCCAGGGCAGATGGATCCAATAACAACCAATCATCGTTAGAACTCCCGTAGGGATTGACGCGAAAACCATCCCTATAAAGCATGAGCCCACCGCCCCACTGTTCAACTAGCCGGGACACAGTCCGTCGATCACCGACACCTTCGACCGCCGCTAAGATTCGGCGGTTGTACCAGTACCACTCAAATTTGACGCTTCCGAGCGACAGGAGCACATCAACGTCAAGTGATCCGGAGAAACTCTCGATGTCGACTTCTCGATAGTGAAAATTACGCTCCTCATCTCGCAAGTCATATGTGATCTTGCCGATTATCTCGCATGTCCGCGTGGCCCTATCAACCTTAAACTCTCCCTTACAACGCGCATGAGCCGCATCCAAGAGGTCTCTACTGATGCTGCGGATGGTAATCGGAGTGTTATTGAACTTTACGTCGACAGGGAATCTGGAGGCCCGCGCAAATGGATCTGTAAGACGAGAAAAATCTTCAACGGCAATTTTCCGAAGTTTATCCTCGTCCCAAGCTGAGTTCAGCGCGCTGATCCGGATGACGGTACCGCTCTGCACATTCGACTCTTTGCGCTTTCCTCTTTCAGGTGCGACTTCTACTTCCTCTAAAAGGGTATCCGAATCATGACTGAATGCTCTCCAGTCAATGCTCAGGCGATTCCATCGACTTTCGCCACTCTTGGTCGACAGTACTTCCAGGCGTTCCCCGAGCCTCATCGAGGATAAACGACCAATTCCTTTTTCTCCCAGGAAAGGGCGGTCTCCCAGAGCGACAGGAGCACCTCTCATTCGCTGCCGAGATCGTGTTCCTACAGTGAGAAAGATCTCGGATAAATCTTCCAGAGACATTCCGTGTCCGGAATCAGATATCGTTGCGTAGTTCAAATCCTCAAGAAGGATCCGAACTTCTTCGAGCGTTTGGCAGGTGTCGAAATCGACGGATTTGAGTCCTGCTTCGTTCGCAATAAATTGCAACTGCTCTTTCAACGCCTCGAACTTCTTGGCTATTTCAGATGCAGTCTCTTTCTTTTCTGGCGCAGCCTCTTCAATGAGCTTCATTCCGCGCTGGTATTCGAGGTATGGGACTGGACATTTCAGTTGCACATCAACGCGAGGCGACTTTGCGTCAACTGCATTCTTGATCAGCTCGTAGAATGCAATACCGTCGGAGCTGATAAGTTCAGCTCCGAGCTGCAGGATCGTTCGTGCTTGAATTCGAAAAGCCATGTCTAGGTGGTCGACTCACTGCGCTACAGCTGGCAGATTAAACAGCCTTGGGGTTCTTCTTCGGGTTCAGCATAGCCGAGGATCTGAACTAACTTCTGGTTAGGCAAATTCTTTCGCGCCCTCGCCCTAGAGACTTCCCAGTTATTGAGAATTTGTGCCATTCGCTCAGGCTGCTCCAATTCCGATAATGATTCGTTGCCATTCCAATAAAAGGTGTTGCCGTTTATGGAGTTCGGCGTTTCATAGGCCTTCGCCTCTTCAAACAGCTCCGGATAGTGTTCTTTGAGTCGGACCCATTCTATCTTTTGTTGGTAGAAGCAAAAAAAACAACCTGACCGGGTCCGACCCCATTCCGTATACTTCGGGAACCCGAGACCTGACTCCTCCAGAATCCGATGGATATCCGCGAGGACCAATCCATCCCTTTGAAATGGATAGATCGGCGTGATGTTCTTTTTATGGCTGATATAACCTGTTCGATCCTCATCAGCACGTAATCCAATGTAATTTAGGACGTCATCTTCTCCTATGTATCGCTCGAACGGCTTGAGCTTCAACATGCGAGTGCACCACCGCCGATGATTCGAGGGAATCATATTTCCATAGATCTTCAGCCAGTTGTCGAACGATCGTTCCGAGGTGGTCTTGGTGATCGGCTTACCAAGGATAGCCTCGAGGCGGTGAAGGTACTCATAGGTTTCCGGCAGTTCTTTATCGGTGTCGTGGAAGATGTATTCCATCTCCGGGACTTCGTCTCTCATATAGACGGCTAACGCAGCGCTATCTTTTCCGCCCGACAAACTCAGGACGTGACGAATTGCCTCACTCATGCTTTTACCACCTGTGTTTGGAAGACTTTCCAGAATGCCTGCGCTAACGCCGCTTCACCGCGCGCTTTCGAGCCGCCGATAAGATCGAGTATTTGCGATTCAAGGTCCTCGACCGCCGACTTCTCTCTGCTCGTCAGAAAGATCACCCTTTCTAACTCTGTCCCGTCACCATTGGTAATCGCTACGCGAAAAGCTTCGGAGCTTGACGTCTGCGAGTCTTTCGAGAACGCAAGACTTTCTACTCGCAGAAAACTACTTGCAAGTTGACTGAACTCGCGCTCAAAAATTTCAATATCACGGTCGAGCCACTTTGACGGTGGCTTCGAGCAAACCAGGCTAGCGAGGCCTTCCAGCCATTCTGAATCACCGAGATTGCTATCCGCTAACTGCAATAGGAATGCGCGAAGTCTCGGTTCGGTAGTCGAG encodes:
- a CDS encoding sensor histidine kinase, producing MAFRIQARTILQLGAELISSDGIAFYELIKNAVDAKSPRVDVQLKCPVPYLEYQRGMKLIEEAAPEKKETASEIAKKFEALKEQLQFIANEAGLKSVDFDTCQTLEEVRILLEDLNYATISDSGHGMSLEDLSEIFLTVGTRSRQRMRGAPVALGDRPFLGEKGIGRLSSMRLGERLEVLSTKSGESRWNRLSIDWRAFSHDSDTLLEEVEVAPERGKRKESNVQSGTVIRISALNSAWDEDKLRKIAVEDFSRLTDPFARASRFPVDVKFNNTPITIRSISRDLLDAAHARCKGEFKVDRATRTCEIIGKITYDLRDEERNFHYREVDIESFSGSLDVDVLLSLGSVKFEWYWYNRRILAAVEGVGDRRTVSRLVEQWGGGLMLYRDGFRVNPYGSSNDDWLLLDPSALASTGYKVNRKQIIGKVEISSSENPVLIDQTNREGLRDCPEKFALVEMLHTLLVTEFRGFLNRVDKAIYEKEQLDFEILEERLATQEDNLDRAIARLLREHQGESELVLPIRRGVDQIRKIVFQAKEIASVYEDRQSQLFNLAGIGLITEIVAHELNRATIHTLSLTKDLRVGANARQESILKSLEQQLKTLQKRLRSIDPVSTAGRQHKEEFDVVDWIRTICQSHEAQFRRHNIIFSMTVSPRSGELTIRAVRGMFVQVLENLISNSVYWLGIYGKKKTDYQPAIDVHIDVRRRTISYSDNGPGIEAYRADDIFQPFVTTKPARKGKGLGLYIAREIAKYSGASLELGEEHTHHEDALNTFILTLGE
- a CDS encoding phosphoadenosine phosphosulfate reductase family protein, which encodes MSEAIRHVLSLSGGKDSAALAVYMRDEVPEMEYIFHDTDKELPETYEYLHRLEAILGKPITKTTSERSFDNWLKIYGNMIPSNHRRWCTRMLKLKPFERYIGEDDVLNYIGLRADEDRTGYISHKKNITPIYPFQRDGLVLADIHRILEESGLGFPKYTEWGRTRSGCFFCFYQQKIEWVRLKEHYPELFEEAKAYETPNSINGNTFYWNGNESLSELEQPERMAQILNNWEVSRARARKNLPNQKLVQILGYAEPEEEPQGCLICQL